The genomic stretch atccatccatccatctccctGTCCagccttccatccatccatcatcactccatccaaccaaccatccatccatccgtccgaccgtccatccatctatccaccTGAGGGGATTCTGAGGCATTCCCAGGCtagatgagatttaaaaatcCTTCAGCAGGCTCAGAATCTCCAATTCCAAAAAGCACATGTAGACTTGACGAGCTCCCCCAAGGGGCCCTGTGAGGGTAAAGAGCTGGTCCTCTGTCTTGTGGTCACTGCCTGAATTGCTCATCAActgtaataaatgaatgaatattaaCTATAACAGTGACAGCTCATTAAATCCAGATGTTTTCTCTGTAATTGTGATTCAAACTTTGTAAAGTAGCCTTGTTTGTTGACAGCAGCATCATCACTGCTGGTTCAGGACTGTGGGGGTTGTGAAGCCATCAGATTAGGGATGCATGAGACTCAGCTGAGCAGTTCTTATAGAGTCTGTgcacagagaggagagcagcCTCATTCAGCGTGCAGGCGGATAAATAACAGAGCGCATCCCCAGGGAGACTCACTCCGCTCTGTGccgtctctctgtgtggactcCAGCTGCTCCCACTCTGCTGGATTTAAGTTCAGATTTGATTTCTGCAGAGGCGGTCATGGTGGATCAGAGTCCGTTGATGGAGGCTCTGAGCGGGGTGACTCTGTACGGTCTCTCGGTGCCGCTGCTTCACATCCAAGATGGATCagaccaggaggagaggaagcaggAGACCGGGAGTGTTCTACATCAGATCATGACCATCACGGAGCAGAGTCTGGAGGAGGCGCAGGCAAagttcgtcttcttcttcttttatttattatttagaaTTAATGCAAACTGTTAAGCAGATAGAGCGATATGAGCtctttgaatttaaatattCTGAAATCTTAGCTCACAAATTGAACGTTATTCAAAGTGGAATGATAATCTGAAATTCTCACAAATGAAAGCTTTCTGCTGTATATGAAATCTTCTCTTACATTGAGTGTTTTTATCAAGAGTTTTCACATACTGTATGATCTTTTAACCAGAATTATCTTTGACAAAATCATCACATATAAAAAGTGCAAGCTGTGACAGTGATAAACGATGAGGTGAATTTGGGATTTTTTATGCACCTGAATTATGATGCATTAGTGATAAAACAATTAATACCCAACTCAatgaataaagacaaatattctccaTAATGCTTTCAAGTGTTTCTGAAAACCTGGAAGAATTCTATTAGAGCCCTGAAATATAAATCCCTTTAGATATCTGTTTATTCATGCATTTATTCTTATAGGTCTGCAGTAACAGATTATCTTCATTGTTGTTTCAGCTATCAGTTATTTTCATTATCctaaagtttgtgttttggtcaaaaaaatgtataaaaatgttgCTTAGGATTTCACAGAACTCGTGTTTTTAGTGTTCCTCGATTTATTCCGACTGCATGTCGTCCTCTGCAGATGTTACTGATATAACTGTTTAATTCAGACCTTTAAGGAAACACATTTGTCTTTAACTCCTGAATGCATCTTTATTATTTATCACAATCAGAATTTTTCTGATTAATTCCTAAACATCTTACAATTCTTCATCTTCAAAGAGCCCCAAAGCTTTGTGAGATAACATAAGATGAGATAAAATAAGATGAGATGATACGAGACAAGTGTGAAGAGGTGAAGAGCCCCAAAGCTTTAcgagataagataagataagatgagatgagatgagatgagatgaaatGAGATGAGACGAGTCAAGATAAGCTAGGAAGAGATGAGAcgagataaactttattgtcctTGAAGTGTAATGTGTCGTGGAATAGAAATCATACAAAACATGTAACACTtccacataaacataaaaagaccTTCCTGCAGCAGTGACAGTTTGTGATCTGTCAGAGTGAAATATTTGTTCGTATTTGTaaagagcaaaaacaacaacaacaccttcTGTTTCACATCATCATGCTGCCTTATAGATGTTGATATAAATGCTGAGACTGTCTTGTGTATTTGCATTCTCTGTCCCCTGTATGAGAATCAAACTGATACATCAAAGGCTTCAATGGTGTCTctgatatttgtgtttttgcaggaaACACGGGTTGAACTGTCACAGGATGAAGCCGGCTCTCTTCACTGTCCTCTGTGaaatcaaagagaaaacaggtcggtcatttctcattttttttcgAACATCAACTCTCTAACAAGTTTGGAGCGACATGAAGCCCCTCTGTGCTGAGTGAACGTTGATTCAGTTGTGTTTGTAGAGATCTCACCTGAGCTTAAAGATAAAAGAGAGTGTCTTTAAATCCATCACTTGAGAAGCTGGTACCTTTAATACACTGACCTTCTTGTGCTCATCAACTTATTTGTAAATATTCCCGCACTTCACTGCCCTTCCTCCAAAGCGTCTTCCTCTCTGCTTCACTTTTCTCGTTCTTTATGTCACCTGCGCCTTTCTCTCCCCACGCTGCTGGCTGGTCGTGCACGCTCCACACACCTACTGAACACCGTGTCATCTGTAACTGTCCACACGCTTTTCTCCCTTTGATTACCAATTTTATTCATCACATTTAATTCTGGCGTGACACCCAGGATCGCCTGCATCGTTTCCATTGAGCACCTGATGAAACAGAGGAGCTTTAGAGAGAATAAAACCTGCCTGTGTGTGAGCAGGACAAACATGAAATATGTATTTAAGGAGGTTGAGTCTACTTCACAGCGATGTCTCCCTCAGTCTTTTATCCAGAGAATAATTCCACTCCTTCCCTCTGCTGTTATTTCACCGGGACAGAGTCAGCATTTGGGTTGGGCTGTAAAAAGATTAAATTATACTTGGAAATGTTGCTGCTGTGATTTAGAGGGTGGATTGCTGCGTATTTTTTTGCAGTGCTGTGAGTCAGTTATCCACGTTTATTAATGTTTGCCCCACCTTATCGTTCTTACCCCCCCGCAGCAGAACACTCTTTAGGTTTTTGGTGTTTGATGCTGGAGTCCTGAAGGTTCCTCACTTCATCaaagcgtgtgtgtgcgtgtgtgtgtgcgtgtgtgtgtgtgtgtgaatctagGAGTGTGTGGACCGTATTGAGAGGGTCGGCAGTAAATGAATTCTGGGTTTTTATTAAAAGCACCGTCCCTCGGTGGTTAAATGTATGCATTAAAGCAACAGGCCGGCCGACATCATCCATCTGGACTCACACACTaagctcaacacacacacacacacacacacacacacacacacacaggttccaCCTGACCTCGTGTTTTTGCAGTAAGGCCTACAGATAATAGCGGGGGATATAAAAATTGCTAGTCCTGCACAGGGGTCGACATTCCCATCAGATTAACAAATAGGAAGaagatcatagactgtataaagcaTGGCAgtgtctcagtgacgtcaccttTTGTGTATTTGGAGAGGAGATTGGAAGCCCGTCGGTGGCGATCGCCTTATTGGAaatgtctcaaactaactttcggTCAACCTAACAGGCAATGCGGTGGAGCTGAAgcggccttaagcctcctgacgaACAGCTACAAGACGCCCTCccgtcagtcagatcagccacgccccttaatatgaataactcttaggacctgtgtccacagacagtgttttttttttttttttttgctggcaGGGCCCCTTTCAATGCAAAACCAATGGAGTTCAGCGTTTTCAGTGCTAAGcgtcagctgtttttttccactcagTTGAAAAAGGTTTGACTTTCAGAACAGCGCCACACCCATCAATGTCACTTatccctcactgaccaatcaaaatcaatcaaGTTGCGATAATAATATTGCAGAATTTTAGTCACAACCCCGTCGGTTTTCAGAgaatctgtgttttctgctgcaaACTGCAGAAGAGAGCAGActggctgtttttgttgttgtgctttttgtgtttaGAGGCTGACAcacctctgctctctgtgtgtgtgtgtgtgtgtgtgtgtgtgtgtgtgtgtgtgtgtgtgtaatcattCTGTCCTTTCCAATGAGGCGGAGAGGTCTCAGACACaatcagcagctctttctgcTCACGAGCCAGCAGTTATTGAAAGAGACAAGCTGCAGACCACCTGCCACACCATCctccacctgtgtgtgtgtgtgtgtgtgtgtgtgtgtgtgtgtgtgtgtgtgtgtgtgtgtgtgtgtgtgtgtgtgtgtttcctgaagGTGCAGAGTATAggccttttgtgttttgttttctccacatgccccattattttcctctctttctatCGAGCACAGAGACGATATAAAAATGGAAAGCAGACTACACCGCGTATAGAGAAGTCAAatgatttagagctccccctgctgactggctgcagtataggttcctaagccccgcctcctccatgttaacagataaGACATGGATCAGGCTTTAGAATAAAATCAATCAGATATatgtttctgcattttttaGCATAATAATAATGCGTCCCTCACTGCTTTCATTTAATCATTTTGATAGAAACCTGAGGGATTTAAACGTTGACCgtgttttttatgaaaatgttttattcttgtttAATTGAGTCTTCTCTTTTATCTGCTGGTTTGGGTCTCTTTGTCTGAAAAATAGGAAGAGGTAAGAACAGGTCATGAGAATGTGCAGTTAAATAGCTGGCACTAGTTTGAATGATTTTGCCTTTTTTAGACCGAGCCAGAGCCACAAAGAAAGCTCGGGCTCTCCCTGGTGACTGCACTCTGCTGCCATCCGGTCCCAGATATACTCTGCCTACATGCAGGACCAACAGATTTTAAAACCTCATCTGTCCCTGGTAGCATTGGTCTCTTCAGCAGCATCATGTGAACCCTTCCCCccttgatgtgtgtgtttcttgtttcattttctgctgGCTGTGAAGCAAATTGCCCCTCAGGGATGATTTGAtgaccttgaaccttgaacaaTTTCTGTGACTGAACCTGAGTTTGAGTTTGCACCGATCACTTCACACAGTAACatcctgctgtttgtgttgttctatgtgtgtgtgtttgttgtcaggTCTGAGTATCCGCGGGGTGCATGAAGAAGAGCCTCCAGACGCTCAGCTGATCCGACTGGACAACATGCTGCTGGCAGAGGGGGTGTCGGGACCGGACAAGGACGGTGGAGCAGCGCTGGCTGCGGCGGGCGGAGCGACCGATAACTCCATCGAACACGTCGACTACAGAGCCAAGCTGACACAGATCAGACAGATCTATCACACAGAGCTGGAGAAATATGAACAGGTGAGtaaaaaagaaccaaacaaaaGAATCAAGTCTTTATATTTATGGAACTTTTTGGCATGCATCAGGACACAGCTATGTAAAATAGTCCTTCAGCCCTGTGCATTTCTCTCTGCGTCTCCGATATGTAACAGGCGTGCAGTGAGTTCACCGCCCATGTGATGAACCTGCTGAGGGAGCAGTCTCGGACTCGACCCATCTCACCTCGAGAGATCGAGCGCATGGTGAAGATCATCCACAGAAAGTTCAGCTCCATCCAGGTGCAGCTCAAACAGAGCACCTGTGAGGCCGTCATGATCCTGCGCTCAAGGTTCCTCGATGCCAGGTGAGTGAGCAGACGCAGTTTTCAACCGTGTTTATCtaaaaattcaattcaatttccaGCACAAAAATCtatgtttattttctaaaacTGGAATCTTCtaaaatctctttttctctcccagaCGAAAAAGGCGAAACTTTAGCAAACAGGCCACAGAAATCCTGAATGAATATTTTTACTCACACCTGAGCAACCCGTACCCCAGTGAGGAGGCCAAAGAGGAGCTCGCTAAAAAGTGCAGCATCTCCGTTTCACAggtgagaaataaataaactgtgtcactgtgtcagCCATGAGGAGCCACAGTACTCAAAGAAGACATtatcacactttaaaaaaaaacaccacaatcTCTGCTCACCTCCTCGAGgctgctttaaatgtttgataagATGTTTTACATTGTTTTAGTTTCAGAATCACAGGTGTAGCCCAGGTGTGTCCCTGATCAGTGTCAGATGCAGGGGGTTACATGTTGTATATTCTTTTCTGCCCTCAGGGTGGGGGGAGCTGCATCACAGTGTCTCAGGTacgtctcttttctctctcctcatgtgatgttgttgttttcacgAATGACCCGACTGAACGACCGCTGGCCTTCCTTAAAGATAACTCTGATAAACCGAAGTCTCACTGGTGTAGAGTATAGACTCATTTATCCTCGGGACGATGAGCGAAGACCATAGAGAAAGACacttcagcaccacggacagcgccACAGATTCATCAATACACTCCGTAGACTGTATATACAAAAGGACAGAGTGCCTCAGCCTCCTCAAACAGGATGAAGCCAGAATATCACCCCCTACAGGCACCGACATATTGTGAATTTGCAGCCAGAGTATAAACGTGTATAAATATCAACCTGGTTCAGAAACACACTTTTAACTTCCTGATAAAAGGTCAGAGGTCGCTCAGGTGggttcagtccacagcagaacagactcTTCTGTCGATTTGAAGCAAACACTCACGATTATATGAAGTTCAATGGCTCTGGTGGGAAGCTCCGTGTCCATCTAGCCTCTGCCATTCTGAGCGCCAgcgttttttttcatttgttttcaatgagtagagagcgttgtATAGCATCAAAAAATAACTCATCGCAAAGAAAAGTTTCCAAATTAAGACGACTCAAACATAAAATGGCATGCTCCGGTCAGCAGAGggagtttacatttttttgaggGGATGTAGTGCTGTTCaatctttattcagtttgtagTAAAGCTGTGGCTCCATTGGTGAAGGTTGAGAGAGGTTGAGAgacctcctgcagccacatgtctgacaTGTCATTGAGCAAGAcctttaaccccaagttgctcccgctgcttcttcggcagcgtatgaatgtgtatgagtggGATTAGTTAGTTCTGATGGACATcattacccagcagcctctaccatcagtgtgtgaatgtgtaggtgtgacctgaggtgtacaagctcaaatccatttaccatttaccctCAGTCAGACTGCTGCTCCATCAGGGTCAGATAAGGATGAAGGAATACAGCAGAGAGGATTAATTCATTAAACTTAACATCCCTCTTTACCTCCGCACTCTCTCTGATACCGAAGGCCGGAGTGTCGGGTTCATAAAGAGGAGTCATTTTGCTTTCAAAGAGGATGTACCTGCTAATTAGCGATAACTGTTCCctaaaacaaaaagaggcagCGGAGGAAATGTAATATCAGGGAGTAAAtgtcactgcacacacacaaaggtcaCAGCCCGGCATACatgcttccacacacacacacacacacacacacacacacacacacgcacagtggCCAGTGAACTTTAAGCTGTCGTAGGTTGTTACCGTCTGTCCTCAGCTGctcgttgtgtgtgtgtgtgtgtgtgtgtgtgtgtgtgtgtgtgtgtgtgtgtgtgtgtgtgtgtgtgtgtgtgtgtgtgtgtgtatgtgtgtgtgtgtgtgtgtgtgtgtgtgtgtgtgtgttcgaccTGAAACACTCCCACACACTCGGCCGGCATTCTGAGTTTATTATAAAGAATACACTCTCAATATGTGTTACACTATGTTGGAAAAGAAACAGAGGTAAACATGTGATGAGAATACACTTGTTCTCTGTTTGCTCTCCAGGTTTCTAACTGGTTCGGAAACAAGAGGATCAGATATAAGAAGAACATCGGGAAGTTTCAGGAGGAGGCGAATCTGTACGCAGCCAAGACGGCGGTGTCAGTAGCTCAGACTGTGGCTGACGTCTCTCCAGACACAAAATCCTCAGGTAGAGGAAAGGTGTAAAAAGGATCTATAACTCGTATTCCCAGAGGGCTGAGCCTCTGAGATATGCTCGCTGTAGTCAGATAATAATTTTAGATACTTCAAGTTTTTTCAGATCTTTGAGCGTTTCAGCTACTTCCATCTCCTTCTCCTCAGGTTCTTTAAAGCTCAAAAACTCCATGTTCACCAGCATGCCGAGGGTTAATGGGCTCCCTAACTGCCGGGCTCAAGTTGGAGCAGGTGTACTTTCACAGGTAGGAGCTCTGTGCGTGTTGTAACATGAACGATTACATTTTTCTGGGGGACAAAAGGCAGTCTgttggaggaactgcagctgcaaaattgaacattttaacatggggctctatggggactgactcactgcaggagacagaccttagtggacactggaggaactgcaggttatTTTGAattcagtgtttatttttcagCCCCCTTGTTGCTACAAATCTCTTTccaccttttctttctctctaggCAGATACCATTCACCATGCTATCAGTCTGACAGGGTTCAGTGATCTTGGCCTCAGACAACCGTTGTACGGCTCTCACGGCCTTAATGTAAGTACaagtaaccatagcaacaaaagTATGACAGAGGTTATTTTAATGCTAATCGAGAGGCTCTTCGTGTAACTGTGTTAGCACCAAACTGTACATCAGCAAGAGGGGACACTATTTCAGTCTTTACTTTTACGGTCCCTGAAGAACATCTCGGTCCTCACGGTCGGTGAACGGCGTCTCGTGCTGTTAGGATGCGCTCCACtataaaatgattatttattttattatattattgcGGTGTTGCCCTTCTTTGTGAACAGAGATTGCTGTTTTTGAAGTGTTGTTACCTTTTCAGTTCTTACGTCCTGCCTGTAGAAAAGTCCTGTGGTAAGTTACCGGTGATCCCAGTGTGATGGCCACGCTGCTTCTTACGACTGCTAATACTGCAGTGAAGGAATACATACTTTTCCTTCATATCTGTTTAAAACTCTCTTTCCCACTCCcatgttttctgctttcttgGCATGGCTTCCGTTGATGTCCATCATAACTCTGGCTAATCAGGCTCGCTATAAGCACCAAACGCCTCACTTAAGCTCAGCTAGCCTCTGGCATAATTGACGAACATGTCGAAGGAGGTTGCTGCTACATTGCTGTGATTGGTTTGGATTAGGCTTTGAGAGGAGCATCACCTTTATGGTGGGAGTGGGACACCCGTGTGTTTGAGTGAGCTGAAGCGGAAAGAGGTGTTCAAAGTGCATTTATAATTGTCTGTTTGTGAACGTCTCGGCGAGCTAACCCTGAGCTGATTTATATCCATTTATGTTGATAGTGGATTGGGGAAGAGCAGACTCAGGCcctgttcacacttgacttattttttcaactgcctgcgccttttttacatacaagcctatggaaagaggaaaaaggatGACGCCTCTTTAAAAAGCGCTGCGCCCGACACCTTTTTtagttgaattatttcaacttttcagaaaagcgctgggtgatgtcaagcgcctttctgacagctgaccaatcaggatgAGTAGAAACCTACGTCCcgtttttctgaaccgtcaaaacggaGAGTGACAATAacccggatgttttaatgttgtatcggtgtctgacttcccgtcccgtttcttattttctgtgctaaattgatcgTGCTCCGACCGGCTCCGGCACGGTTGCACTGTAGGCTAAATCCCGTTGTTAAGGTTACAGAACACTCACACATAAGCGCTCAAAAGGCGCTGAAAGCAACGCTTTTTTCTAAAAAAGAAGTCGAGTGTGAACACAgcctcagagggcagaacaaacacctagctgtgggagtgtcaccctcctgggggaggggttactgccctttgtgatgtcatgaagggaaaatctccaaacggcctgtttgagcacacattttctgaaatgtggagcaggcaaaagacggagaggatggacttttctcatcattggggggtttgtagatggactagTGAAACAttttagagttagaggaacatggtgaagtggattttatataatatgtgacctttaaggtcCAACCATAACAACATGCCTGGTAACACGTATAACAAAACTTCAAAAGGTTGTTGAAAGAAGGCCTTTTTATCTTAAATATTCAGTGAATGATTATACAATTATGTCAGTGTTGTTGACAGTTAAATACATCTGACTGCTCCTTTCAGCGTTATTTGTTATCACACAGTTACTGAGCCGACATGCAAACAGATCCACCAACACAGCGTGGAGAGATCTGATGCAAAGAGACGCCGGGGTGTCATTTCTGCTCGTCTCTCCTCAGGCTGAGACCAGACTCAGGCAGACCAACAGCTACACACTCaagttttcttttcctgcacTTTGCACACACAACTTCTATTTAAAACCCTCGCTTAGAGACTGATAGAATGTCTGAGTCATTTTAGCCTCTTTTGGCTCAAAGTTTTGGATTTCAGTAAACTCTGTCTCCAGCtctcacttagactgtaacaACAGGAAGGTTGAGCATTTAGCAGCTTAAGAGACAGATATGTGCTTAGTGTGGTGGACAGCTAATATGTTAATAATGAACTTTATTTCACTCCGTCAGGTGAACGTTGGCTGGCACGATGCTCTGAGACCTCCGTCAGTGACCTCGCTGAGTGAGGAACCAGCCAGTGCACATTCTGATACGTCAAACTGACCTCGAGCGTGGAACATGAAACCTTTGACTTCTGCAAATCGGCCAACCAGACGCCTGCAGAGCGACTCGACCGGCTTTGATATGATACTGATCTGGGctgacatttcaaataaaaggatgttgttgatgttgttaaaTCTTAGatgaaaagacaaatattttttacattcagaATGAAGGACAGTGATGATGAACCAAAGCAATGAGTTTCATTTAATTAATCTGCTCCAGGGCTCTTATTCAAACTGTAGTAAATACTGAGGAACGTTTtaaatgttgacttttttgaacATCTTTAATACATAACCACACCaacatccacctgtaggctccgaCTGGAGGGTTCAGGATGTTATCTCATCCCTTCAAAAAGGTCAGTCGGCGAGGAGCGATGAGGTCGGAGTTGAGACgctcaaactcaaactgtgtTCTGCCAGAGCAATAAACATTTCCAACCATTACAAACGTTTTCTGTCTGACTGaatgatgttctttttttatattctgtctCATAGAGAACTTCCACTGTGTCCGTCATTTTGTATTATTACACATAATCGGGTTTAATCCTACGGCATCCTTTATCATCCATTGCATACGACACGTTCATCATTTGCACACCCAAAGAGCTGTCTTAAGCATCaacatgtaacttttccaccttaaacATGAAAGAATGGCGTCTCTCCCGTGTCCACAGCCCGGCCCAATCggctgttttcagcactatgtaactttctCAGCGGGTCGAGGAAATCTGGTGAGAAGTGCGTTCATCTTTACGgcgctagttcacacagcagccttcagctgcAAAGCAGCTAGTTAGCCcatctctgtactgtttgatacaacgactgagaggaagaggatggagatggaggatgataagaagagagagagagaagcagagtgtacatccctgcagatattattcagaacacATTGAGACATAAAGTTAGCCTCTATCGTTAGCGGTGTCCTtattgtctcatgtttagcagctttagcGGCTGCCGGAAGTCGTCTAACCCGAGTCATGTCTCAGGCTTGATACgaagaaatcaataaatccatctgaCACCTAAAAGTCGTCTCTTTCCTCGTCCATCTTGGAACCTTACCAACCAATCTCAACTAGCATGTAATAAATTAGTCTCTCCAATGTAGCTTAttgtcgtcatggtaacagatgaatacacaaacacatactctacatgctaacagttagcaaACAACGGGCTGTAGATGCCAGCAGAGTCAGGTTTGATCTAAATCTGGTAATAATACTGGACCTCTTCAGTCCACTTTGTTCTTTAAATCCTCACATCTACTGATGGTCAACAAATGCATCATGTCTAAGAGGGGGAGGCCGTTGCACCTCGTTGGGCGCCAAAatgcaccaaaccaaattcctacggattgttttcatttcatttcattttttaaccacATCTTTAAAATCTTCTGAACCAAGTTTACATGCTTTAAAGcacaacagagaaacagagtaGATTCAGAGTAGGAAACTCTTGATATCAAATGACATATTTATAATGCAAACTCCTCAAAATATTATCCAATCCTTTTCCcatcaaactgaaatgaaacagtCCAGACCCTCATTTCAGAGACACATGAGGGTCTGTTGATGATCCAGGTCATGAGAAATATTTGACTATTATCCTCATGGTTTGTAGGTTTGAGTCGATGCGAGACGAAAGAAGCTGTTATAAAACTAAAGCAGAATTTAGTCCCTCTTGTGTTTGAAGACCCTGAGATCCTCTGAGCCCTCCGTGTCACTTTTCCTCTAACGACCCCTGACTGGGTCGCTGTGAACTCACAAACTTGGCCCTGTGGCAAGAAAACAACATGATTCTCTCTCAGCAGGATGAGATCTCTGCTGCAGCGTCAGGACGATGAAGTCCTGCAGAGAGACGCTGCTGCTAGTGCAAACTGGCACGGTGCCTCCTCTGTTCACGTCTGTGTGAGCCCAGCAGTGAACAGACTGTCCGAGAGCCGAAACGTCAAGTAAAAAACGGCACTGAGTCAGCGCTGggagaaggaggatgaagaggagagctGACCGATCACAAACCCCTTCGCTGCCTCGGGTCATGTGATGAGCGAGTGGAGAGCAGCAGCTTCATCTTCAGATGATGCTGAGCCCCTGAGGAGGCCGGATGAGGCCacgagaggaggagggtgagaggGATGTCAGGATTACAGAATGATACAGAGGTATGTGAGACTCATCACAGCAATGTCCCTGGAATCTCTTCATTTTAGTCTGATTATTATTTGTATACGTTGGtttctgatgatgttgtgttttgatgCAAAATGCCGGAATTAGCACAACAGCTAAATTTAATCCGTCGTGCTAAAGCAGGTActaacaaaaaacatcaaacaactGTAcgctctctgtgtctctggCCTCCGAGCAGCATCATTTAGTCTGGATCAGAGCTCCCAGTCCAGGTCCCTGAGGTATGGGTGGGGAT from Labrus bergylta chromosome 17, fLabBer1.1, whole genome shotgun sequence encodes the following:
- the LOC109995620 gene encoding pre-B-cell leukemia transcription factor 3-like, which codes for MVDQSPLMEALSGVTLYGLSVPLLHIQDGSDQEERKQETGSVLHQIMTITEQSLEEAQAKKHGLNCHRMKPALFTVLCEIKEKTGLSIRGVHEEEPPDAQLIRLDNMLLAEGVSGPDKDGGAALAAAGGATDNSIEHVDYRAKLTQIRQIYHTELEKYEQACSEFTAHVMNLLREQSRTRPISPREIERMVKIIHRKFSSIQVQLKQSTCEAVMILRSRFLDARRKRRNFSKQATEILNEYFYSHLSNPYPSEEAKEELAKKCSISVSQGGGSCITVSQVSNWFGNKRIRYKKNIGKFQEEANLYAAKTAVSVAQTVADVSPDTKSSGSLKLKNSMFTSMPRVNGLPNCRAQVGAGVLSQADTIHHAISLTGFSDLGLRQPLYGSHGLNVNVGWHDALRPPSVTSLSEEPASAHSDTSN